One Setaria viridis chromosome 5, Setaria_viridis_v4.0, whole genome shotgun sequence genomic region harbors:
- the LOC117855393 gene encoding myb-related protein 308, whose product MGRSPCCEKAHTNKGAWTKEEDQRLIAYIKAHGEGCWRSLPKAAGLLRCGKSCRLRWMNYLRPDLKRGNFTDEDDELIIKLHALLGNKWSLIAGQLPGRTDNEIKNYWNTHIKRKLLSRGIDPQTHRPLSGGSAAAAASGLTTSSTAGFPSPPPAPRPARPAITIPPNAMFARPAPSEDGHSSSGGSSDAPRCPDLNLDLDLSVGPPCSPPKTPAAAATTPTSQQQQQQQQQRATICLCYHLGVRGGEACSCKTASPAGFRFLRPLEEGQYI is encoded by the exons ATGGGGAGGTCTCCGTGCTGCGAGAAGGCGCACACGAACAAGGGCGCGTGGACAAAGGAGGAGGACCAGCGCCTGATCGCCTACATCAAGGCGCACGGCGAGGGGTGCTGGCGCTCGCTGCCCAaggccgccggcctcctccgctgCGGCAAGAGCTGCAGGCTGCGCTGGATGAACTACCTCCGCCCGGACCTCAAGCGCGGCAACTTCACCGACGAAGACGACGAGCTCATCATCAAGCTCCACGCCCTGCTCGGCAACAA GTGGTCGCTGATCGCGGGGCAGCTGCCCGGCCGGacggacaacgagatcaagaactactggaacacGCACATCAAGCGCAAGCTCCTCAGCCGCGGCATCGACCCGCAGACGCACCGCCCGCTCAGCGGCGggagcgccgctgccgcggccagCGGGCTCACCACGTCCAGCACCGCCGGCttcccgtccccgccgccggcgcccaggcCGGCGCGCCCGGCCATCACCATCCCGCCCAATGCGATGTTCGCGAGGCCCGCGCCGTCGGAGGACGGccacagcagcagcggcgggagCTCGGACGCGCCGCGCTGCCCCGACCTGAACCTCGACCTCGACCTGTCCGTCGGcccgccgtgctcgccgcccaagacgccggccgccgccgcgacgacgcccacctcgcagcagcagcagcagcagcagcagcaacgggcgaccatctgcctgtgctacCACCTCGGCGTCCGCGGCGGGGAGGCCTGCAGCTGCAAGACCGCGTCGCCGGCGGGGTTCCGGTTTCTCAGGCCGCTAGAGGAGGGCCAGTACATATAG